A portion of the Paenibacillus hamazuiensis genome contains these proteins:
- a CDS encoding cob(I)yrinic acid a,c-diamide adenosyltransferase yields the protein MKIYTRTGDKGQTGVIGGRVDKDDARVEAYGTVDELNSFIGAAISGLDEERFADLAADLRQIQHELFDCGTDLAVLTVGARPYQVTGEMVERLEAWIDKYDAETPDITRFILPGGTAASSALHVCRTVCRRAERRVVTLGREQQINEEVRKYLNRLSDFFFTAARMANYRERVEDVHYEPKRRGV from the coding sequence ATGAAAATATATACCCGCACCGGGGACAAAGGTCAAACCGGCGTTATCGGCGGACGCGTCGACAAGGACGACGCGCGCGTGGAGGCGTACGGCACCGTCGATGAGCTGAACAGCTTCATCGGCGCCGCGATCAGCGGGCTGGATGAGGAGCGTTTTGCCGACCTTGCGGCCGATCTGCGGCAAATTCAGCACGAGCTGTTCGACTGCGGCACCGATTTGGCGGTGCTCACGGTAGGAGCGCGCCCGTACCAGGTAACCGGCGAAATGGTGGAGCGGCTCGAAGCGTGGATCGACAAATACGATGCCGAGACGCCGGACATTACGAGATTTATACTGCCCGGCGGGACGGCGGCGTCTTCGGCGCTTCACGTTTGCCGCACCGTATGCCGCCGCGCGGAGCGGCGCGTGGTGACGCTCGGACGGGAACAGCAGATCAACGAAGAAGTGCGCAAATATTTGAACCGGCTCTCCGATTTCTTCTTCACCGCAGCTCGAATGGCGAATTACCGCGAGCGGGTGGAGGATGTCCATTACGAGCCCAAGCGCCGAGGTGTTTAA
- a CDS encoding RluA family pseudouridine synthase: MNYYEPLTYTVPPEEDGFLLRTILQKRMNVSRKLLSRLKLTEQGITVNGVRQYINVKVKAGDLVELRMQEEQSDDILPQDLPLSILYEDDHLLIVNKAAGMIVHPTHGHYVGTIANAVVYHWQQTGVHCRFRPIHRLDQETSGVLAIAKNPFVHQQVSEQMQAGTVEKEYLALVRGMVEQDSGTVDEPIDRDPEQPHVRIVTPSGYPSVTHFWVERRFAKATLVRLKLETGRTHQIRVHMKHLGHPLIGDKMYGGAAEPEGEASELMMERHALHACRLAFTHPATRQRVEFTAGLPEDMQQCLNLLEAKERIKT, encoded by the coding sequence ATGAATTATTACGAACCTCTGACATATACAGTGCCGCCGGAGGAAGACGGCTTCCTGCTGCGGACGATTTTGCAAAAAAGGATGAACGTGTCGCGCAAGCTGCTCTCTCGGCTCAAGCTGACCGAACAGGGCATTACCGTAAACGGCGTCCGACAGTACATTAACGTCAAGGTGAAGGCTGGCGATCTCGTTGAGCTGCGGATGCAGGAGGAGCAGTCGGACGACATTTTGCCGCAAGATCTGCCGCTCTCCATCCTATATGAGGACGACCACCTGCTTATCGTGAACAAAGCGGCGGGCATGATCGTTCACCCGACGCACGGGCATTATGTCGGCACGATCGCCAATGCGGTTGTCTATCACTGGCAGCAGACCGGCGTCCACTGCCGGTTCCGGCCGATTCACCGGCTCGACCAGGAAACGAGCGGCGTCCTTGCGATCGCGAAAAATCCGTTCGTGCACCAGCAAGTATCCGAGCAGATGCAGGCCGGAACGGTGGAGAAGGAGTACCTCGCCTTGGTGCGCGGCATGGTGGAGCAAGACAGCGGAACCGTCGACGAGCCGATCGATCGCGACCCGGAGCAGCCGCACGTACGTATCGTCACGCCAAGCGGTTATCCGTCCGTCACCCATTTTTGGGTAGAGCGGCGATTCGCCAAAGCGACCCTCGTCAGACTGAAGCTGGAAACGGGCCGAACCCATCAGATTCGCGTCCATATGAAACATCTGGGCCATCCGCTTATCGGGGATAAAATGTACGGAGGCGCCGCCGAGCCGGAAGGAGAAGCTTCCGAATTGATGATGGAACGCCACGCGCTGCACGCCTGCCGGCTGGCTTTCACGCATCCGGCCACAAGGCAGAGGGTGGAGTTTACGGCGGGCTTGCCGGAGGATATGCAGCAATGTTTGAATCTATTGGAAGCTAAGGAGCGTATTAAGACATGA
- a CDS encoding arsenate reductase family protein, producing MKLKIYEYAKCGTCRSAVKSLKAKGHELESVPLFEQPPSKDELKKLVKQSGLDLRKWFNTSGEVYKEMQLKDKLPGMSEDEQLELLAANGRLIKRPVVTDGSRVTVGYKEEQYEEVWGRR from the coding sequence ATGAAGCTGAAAATTTACGAATATGCCAAGTGCGGCACATGCCGCAGCGCCGTCAAGTCGCTCAAGGCGAAAGGCCATGAACTTGAGTCGGTTCCGCTTTTTGAACAGCCCCCCTCGAAAGACGAGCTGAAGAAGCTCGTCAAACAAAGCGGCCTCGATCTTCGCAAATGGTTCAATACTTCCGGAGAAGTATACAAAGAGATGCAGCTGAAGGATAAGCTGCCGGGCATGAGCGAAGACGAGCAGCTCGAGCTGCTTGCGGCGAACGGACGCCTGATCAAACGTCCCGTCGTGACCGACGGCAGCCGGGTGACGGTCGGCTATAAAGAGGAGCAATACGAAGAGGTGTGGGGCCGCCGATAA
- a CDS encoding site-2 protease family protein codes for MSPRNNPHNNRKRNPLWVIGTAFAFLLAKAKTLLPLLKFGKAGAAVLSMLASVAAYAMLYPLGFAVGLVLLIFVHELGHVIAAKRKGLPVTAPLFIPFLGAFISMKRYPRDAVTEAYMAIGGPMLGTVGAVAVFAAAEMTGHRLLYALAYAGFLLNLVNLLPVHPLDGGRIVTAVTRWLWLAGLIGGLVVIYYTWNFVLIFIWIMFALNLYNKFVKYRKRGQQRSAAAAFPVSAQPLVEQGYFIPGPEHKRELDFSTYSNLDDARQVVNVYWDGLQFQGRLELPQQGLVRRAQVVKIEHVQREEGLQLIVHCQVDYEVYENDAYYDVPVASRWKFGAAYGLLVGFLVYMMHLIHKAVDL; via the coding sequence TTGAGCCCGCGTAACAACCCGCACAACAATCGCAAACGCAATCCGCTATGGGTCATAGGAACGGCTTTCGCCTTTCTGCTTGCAAAAGCGAAGACGCTGCTTCCGCTTTTAAAATTCGGCAAAGCCGGCGCCGCCGTGCTTTCGATGCTGGCATCGGTGGCCGCTTATGCAATGCTCTACCCGCTCGGCTTTGCCGTAGGGCTCGTGCTGCTCATCTTCGTACATGAGCTGGGTCACGTGATCGCGGCGAAACGCAAGGGGCTGCCGGTCACCGCGCCGCTGTTCATCCCGTTTCTCGGCGCATTCATCAGCATGAAGCGTTATCCGCGGGACGCGGTGACCGAAGCCTACATGGCCATCGGCGGGCCAATGCTGGGCACGGTGGGAGCGGTCGCCGTGTTTGCCGCGGCCGAGATGACGGGCCATCGTTTGCTGTACGCTCTCGCATATGCCGGTTTTTTGCTGAATTTGGTTAACCTGCTGCCCGTTCATCCTCTGGACGGCGGCCGCATCGTAACCGCAGTCACACGCTGGCTGTGGCTGGCCGGGCTGATCGGCGGACTTGTCGTTATTTATTACACCTGGAATTTTGTACTTATTTTCATTTGGATTATGTTTGCATTGAATTTGTACAATAAATTCGTCAAATACCGCAAGAGAGGGCAGCAGCGGAGCGCCGCGGCGGCGTTTCCGGTCTCCGCACAGCCGCTTGTGGAGCAGGGGTATTTTATACCCGGTCCGGAGCATAAGAGGGAGCTCGACTTTTCGACCTATTCGAATCTGGACGACGCACGGCAGGTCGTTAACGTGTATTGGGACGGCTTGCAGTTTCAAGGCCGGCTCGAATTGCCCCAGCAAGGACTCGTTCGGCGCGCGCAGGTGGTCAAAATCGAACACGTGCAGAGGGAAGAGGGGCTGCAGCTCATCGTTCACTGCCAGGTCGATTACGAAGTGTATGAAAATGACGCCTATTACGACGTGCCCGTAGCTTCGCGCTGGAAATTCGGCGCCGCCTATGGCTTACTCGTCGGATTTCTCGTCTACATGATGCATCTGATTCATAAAGCTGTCGATCTATAA
- a CDS encoding LL-diaminopimelate aminotransferase has protein sequence MKQIASKRLSRLGSAIFTEMAEWKEEVRRSGVDVIDLGIGSPDRPPSARVMEALQKAVANPKAYGYPTSEGSPAFRQAVARWYQHRFQVELDAESEIVTLMGSQDGLAHLALSITDSGDVAIVPDPGYPIYSASLVLAGVEPYLLPLRADNDFLPRLESIPEDIARKAKFMLLNYPSNPLSAVAPRSFFEKLVDYARRYGLLIVHDLAYSEMAFDGFRPNSILEIEGAKEVAVEFHSLSKSFNMAGCRIAFMVGNPEAVGALKTLKSNIDYGVFAAIQEAGIAALQEDMETDLSVAPIYERRRDVVIDGLRSVGWEIPRPKATMFIWAPIPAGFTSRQISREILYSAGVVVIPGDAFGAEGEGYVRIALVQEEDRLLEAVERIGRFLREKGSR, from the coding sequence ATGAAGCAAATCGCATCCAAACGGTTGTCCCGGCTCGGCTCGGCGATTTTCACCGAAATGGCGGAATGGAAAGAAGAAGTAAGACGAAGCGGCGTCGATGTCATCGACCTCGGCATCGGCAGCCCGGACCGTCCTCCGTCCGCGAGAGTGATGGAGGCGCTGCAGAAGGCGGTCGCGAATCCGAAAGCATACGGATACCCGACATCCGAAGGCAGCCCCGCTTTTCGACAAGCGGTTGCGCGGTGGTATCAACACCGGTTTCAGGTGGAGCTAGATGCCGAGTCGGAAATTGTGACACTGATGGGGTCGCAGGACGGACTTGCGCATTTGGCCTTGTCGATAACGGACTCGGGGGATGTGGCGATCGTTCCCGATCCGGGATACCCGATCTATTCGGCGAGCTTGGTACTCGCCGGCGTAGAACCGTATTTGCTGCCCTTGCGGGCGGATAACGACTTTTTGCCGCGGCTCGAGTCGATTCCCGAGGATATTGCCCGCAAAGCGAAGTTCATGCTGCTCAATTACCCGAGCAATCCGCTGTCGGCGGTCGCCCCGCGGTCGTTTTTCGAGAAGCTTGTCGACTACGCAAGGCGGTACGGGCTGCTGATCGTACATGATCTGGCTTACTCGGAGATGGCATTTGACGGCTTCCGCCCGAACAGCATTTTGGAAATCGAAGGCGCCAAGGAAGTTGCCGTCGAATTTCACTCCTTGTCGAAAAGCTTTAACATGGCGGGCTGCCGCATAGCGTTTATGGTCGGGAACCCGGAAGCGGTCGGAGCATTAAAGACGCTGAAGTCGAATATCGACTACGGGGTGTTTGCCGCCATCCAGGAAGCGGGGATCGCCGCGCTTCAAGAGGATATGGAAACCGATCTTAGTGTGGCTCCGATTTATGAGCGGCGCAGGGATGTCGTTATCGACGGACTGCGCAGCGTAGGGTGGGAAATCCCTCGACCGAAGGCGACAATGTTCATATGGGCGCCGATTCCGGCCGGCTTTACATCTCGACAAATTTCCCGGGAAATTTTGTATTCGGCAGGCGTTGTCGTAATTCCGGGAGACGCGTTCGGCGCGGAAGGCGAAGGGTACGTCAGAATCGCTTTGGTGCAGGAGGAGGACCGGCTGCTTGAAGCGGTGGAGCGGATCGGCCGGTTTTTGCGGGAAAAAGGGAGCAGGTAA
- a CDS encoding Gfo/Idh/MocA family protein, protein MIKVAMLSFWHVHAKDYAKQASEHPETEIVAVWDEIPERGRKEAEERGVRFYDSLDELLAQPDIDGVIVDTPTNMHRDVMVAAAKAGKHIFTEKVIAPTIKECNEIIQAVEASGVKLTVSLPRLNANYTLAVQQILQEELLGKVTLVRTRLSHNGGVPSERGPEGWLPAHFYNKEQCGGGAMIDLGCHPMYLARLFLGLPESVSANYGYVMGREVEDNAVSVLSYANGALAIVEAGFVNRFSPFVIEVHGTEGSLLYSTHDNKLLVRSSKLGEEAMKEWQVKEELPANKPSAFEQWVSHIRNGTTAEENIQLALDLTRLMEASNRSAQSGAAFKLSGLAE, encoded by the coding sequence ATGATTAAAGTAGCTATGTTAAGCTTCTGGCACGTGCATGCCAAAGATTATGCCAAGCAGGCTAGCGAGCATCCGGAAACGGAAATCGTAGCCGTATGGGATGAAATTCCCGAACGCGGCCGCAAGGAAGCGGAGGAGCGCGGGGTGCGTTTTTACGACAGCCTGGACGAACTTCTCGCTCAGCCGGATATCGACGGGGTCATCGTCGACACGCCGACCAATATGCACCGCGACGTCATGGTGGCGGCGGCCAAAGCCGGCAAGCATATTTTTACCGAGAAAGTAATAGCTCCGACTATCAAGGAATGCAACGAGATCATTCAAGCGGTGGAAGCTTCCGGAGTGAAGCTGACGGTTTCGCTGCCGCGGCTGAATGCGAATTATACGCTGGCGGTGCAGCAGATTTTGCAAGAGGAACTGCTCGGCAAGGTGACGCTCGTTCGGACGCGCCTGTCCCATAACGGCGGGGTGCCTTCGGAGCGAGGGCCGGAGGGCTGGCTGCCGGCGCATTTTTACAATAAAGAGCAGTGCGGCGGCGGAGCGATGATCGATTTGGGCTGCCATCCGATGTACCTTGCCCGATTGTTCCTCGGACTGCCGGAGAGCGTAAGCGCTAACTATGGCTACGTCATGGGCCGGGAAGTGGAAGACAATGCGGTTTCGGTGCTGTCTTATGCAAACGGGGCGCTGGCTATCGTCGAAGCCGGGTTTGTCAACCGTTTCTCGCCGTTTGTGATCGAAGTGCATGGTACGGAGGGCAGTCTGCTGTATTCGACACATGACAATAAGCTGCTTGTGCGCAGCTCGAAGCTGGGCGAAGAGGCGATGAAGGAGTGGCAGGTCAAGGAAGAGCTTCCGGCCAATAAGCCGTCGGCATTCGAGCAATGGGTATCGCATATTCGGAACGGTACGACCGCTGAGGAAAATATTCAGCTCGCGCTCGACCTGACGCGTCTGATGGAGGCGTCGAACCGTTCGGCGCAAAGCGGAGCGGCGTTTAAGCTGAGCGGCTTGGCGGAGTAA
- a CDS encoding helix-turn-helix transcriptional regulator, which yields MDIQLRTGTKPFPYQIMTEQRYALDRLDIQFRWGGYGIRVYKLHYTSFGAGKIIDFHKHSEYEFHFIPRGKGRVVLGEESFSLHEGMLYLTGPNVLHRQESDLHEPMEELCLHIDIVKLGGGACGSSGTDWGEQWEYAEAEACIRELDKLPLRPAADQYRAMECFLTAYRAWRDNQLGLYTMIKQSVIQILLRTISAYAHVPRLDLPSRDMKSYRYQLAVQFIHDNYMAPLTLETVAERVQISPRQLQRIFREMTGGTFSEYMEQVRLTQICGELATSDRTIEQIAYDNGFSSSNYLHYVFKKKLGTTPTQYRAQHMKGV from the coding sequence GTGGATATACAGCTGCGAACGGGAACGAAGCCGTTTCCGTATCAAATCATGACGGAACAGCGTTATGCGTTGGATCGTCTGGATATTCAGTTCCGCTGGGGCGGCTACGGCATACGGGTGTATAAGCTGCATTACACGTCGTTCGGAGCGGGGAAAATCATCGATTTTCACAAGCATTCGGAATACGAATTTCACTTCATTCCCCGAGGAAAAGGAAGGGTCGTGCTCGGCGAGGAGTCTTTTTCGCTGCATGAAGGGATGCTGTATTTGACGGGTCCGAATGTGCTGCACAGGCAGGAATCGGATCTGCACGAGCCGATGGAGGAGCTGTGCCTGCACATCGACATCGTGAAGCTGGGTGGCGGCGCTTGCGGTTCCTCAGGGACGGACTGGGGCGAGCAGTGGGAATATGCCGAGGCGGAAGCCTGCATCCGGGAGCTGGATAAGCTTCCGCTGCGTCCGGCCGCCGACCAATACCGCGCGATGGAATGCTTTCTGACCGCCTATCGGGCCTGGCGGGATAACCAGCTCGGCTTGTATACGATGATCAAGCAGTCGGTCATCCAGATTTTGCTGCGGACGATCAGCGCTTATGCCCATGTGCCTCGGCTCGATCTGCCTTCGCGCGATATGAAATCTTACCGTTACCAGCTCGCCGTGCAGTTTATTCACGACAATTATATGGCGCCGCTGACGCTCGAGACGGTGGCGGAAAGAGTGCAGATCAGTCCGAGACAGCTGCAGCGCATTTTTCGCGAGATGACCGGCGGCACGTTCAGCGAATATATGGAGCAGGTTCGGCTGACGCAAATTTGCGGGGAGCTGGCGACCAGCGACAGAACGATTGAGCAGATCGCCTACGACAACGGCTTTTCCAGCTCCAACTATTTGCATTACGTATTCAAAAAGAAACTCGGCACGACCCCGACCCAATACAGGGCGCAGCATATGAAGGGCGTGTAA
- a CDS encoding MarR family winged helix-turn-helix transcriptional regulator, translating into MSEHWKPNNKSVAESHGQYISAIYRHMQILISAELAPYRIGSGQYIFLMAIAFQQPITQKALSEKLLIDKTTTAKAINKLEAEGYVRREANPADNRYQLLYLTEAGREVVPKVQEALSRVKSKTRKGITDEEYDLLINLLKIVLRNLVEQE; encoded by the coding sequence TTGAGCGAGCATTGGAAGCCAAATAACAAGAGCGTAGCGGAATCGCACGGCCAATACATCTCGGCGATTTATCGCCACATGCAAATATTGATCTCAGCCGAGCTTGCGCCATATCGAATCGGAAGCGGCCAATATATTTTTCTGATGGCCATTGCTTTTCAGCAGCCCATCACTCAGAAAGCGCTGAGCGAGAAACTGCTTATCGACAAGACGACCACCGCCAAGGCGATTAACAAGCTGGAAGCGGAAGGTTACGTGCGGAGGGAAGCCAATCCTGCCGACAACCGCTATCAGCTGCTCTATTTGACGGAAGCGGGACGCGAGGTCGTGCCGAAAGTGCAGGAAGCGCTGAGCCGCGTCAAGAGCAAAACCCGGAAAGGCATCACCGATGAGGAGTATGATTTGCTCATAAACCTGTTGAAAATCGTGCTTCGCAATCTGGTTGAACAGGAATAG
- a CDS encoding helix-turn-helix domain-containing protein has product MEQRQPFCGHSLRYMGAQELKLEMGKNEELSSGGHILFGFVLKGSVRVTLQAGERRKNGQMHYGELFFVPANCRCSIFNNDKQQVCVVLMRCAGDGQDGANCALPAPFGRSEELRLYHLRMPRIQRWVADFLNEYWQHDWALFYRVHAQLYAIAAELAAFMGKPRGADDDLLDYVVQMKQTMLQQYGEPMDIERMAQLSGASSARFYKAFKQHTGLSPLQFMTSVRLNESLRLLARHSSSVMEVAHTIGYPDELYFSRLFKKHMGITPTEFASCSRTRVANLCPVFRGDLAVLGITPVLELPRAWYSDPVKEPYLKQIASCRPELIFTAPVEDEVYEKLSQICPVVMIKWKGYSWKERLVQIGSTLNIPTVARRWLAYFQAKADNARKQVERRLGDEPFLVVSVYEAMFRLYGMQRIKIRDLFYDELGVKPPAAVSQIAFLDVPSLHDIAALDCDNVLFLAPNSMTDESCCGIEEEWLHLKRNRSKKRCIFIRHEEPLLYNAAFYESLIDQLVNDLATG; this is encoded by the coding sequence ATGGAACAACGTCAACCGTTTTGCGGGCACTCGCTTCGTTACATGGGTGCCCAGGAACTGAAACTGGAGATGGGAAAAAATGAAGAGCTTTCCAGCGGCGGGCATATTTTGTTCGGCTTTGTGCTGAAAGGCTCGGTCAGGGTAACGTTGCAGGCCGGAGAACGGCGGAAGAACGGCCAGATGCATTATGGCGAACTGTTTTTTGTACCGGCAAATTGCCGCTGCTCGATATTTAATAACGACAAACAGCAGGTCTGCGTGGTATTGATGCGTTGTGCCGGCGACGGGCAAGACGGTGCAAACTGCGCTCTGCCGGCTCCATTTGGACGGTCGGAGGAGCTGCGGCTGTATCATCTGCGGATGCCCCGCATTCAACGCTGGGTTGCGGATTTTTTGAACGAATACTGGCAGCACGATTGGGCGTTGTTTTATCGGGTGCACGCCCAATTGTACGCCATTGCCGCCGAGCTTGCGGCATTTATGGGCAAGCCCAGAGGTGCGGACGACGATCTGCTCGATTATGTTGTGCAGATGAAGCAAACGATGCTGCAGCAGTACGGAGAGCCGATGGATATCGAGCGGATGGCGCAGCTTTCGGGCGCCAGCAGCGCCCGGTTTTACAAGGCGTTCAAGCAGCATACGGGACTAAGCCCGCTGCAGTTTATGACAAGTGTGCGGCTTAACGAATCGCTTCGTTTGCTGGCCAGGCATTCGTCATCCGTGATGGAAGTCGCCCATACGATCGGATATCCCGATGAATTATATTTCAGCCGGTTGTTTAAAAAACATATGGGCATTACTCCGACCGAATTCGCATCATGCTCCCGAACAAGAGTCGCCAATCTATGTCCCGTTTTTCGCGGAGATTTGGCGGTACTCGGCATCACACCCGTTCTGGAGCTTCCGAGAGCATGGTACAGCGATCCGGTCAAAGAGCCTTATCTGAAGCAAATAGCAAGCTGCCGCCCGGAACTGATCTTTACGGCGCCGGTCGAAGACGAAGTGTACGAGAAGCTGTCGCAAATTTGCCCGGTCGTCATGATCAAGTGGAAAGGGTACTCGTGGAAAGAGCGGCTTGTGCAAATCGGAAGCACGCTGAACATTCCGACCGTGGCCCGGCGCTGGCTTGCTTATTTTCAAGCGAAAGCGGACAACGCCCGGAAGCAAGTCGAGCGCCGCCTGGGAGACGAACCGTTTCTCGTCGTCAGCGTTTATGAGGCGATGTTCCGTTTATATGGGATGCAGCGTATCAAGATCAGGGATTTGTTTTACGATGAACTAGGCGTGAAGCCGCCCGCCGCGGTTTCGCAAATCGCTTTCCTCGACGTGCCGTCTTTGCACGACATAGCTGCGCTGGACTGCGATAACGTGCTCTTTTTGGCGCCGAATTCGATGACAGACGAAAGCTGCTGCGGGATCGAGGAGGAATGGCTGCATTTAAAACGGAACCGCAGCAAGAAGCGGTGCATATTTATTCGCCATGAGGAACCGCTGCTTTACAATGCGGCATTTTATGAAAGTCTGATCGATCAGCTGGTGAACGATCTGGCCACCGGCTGA